The Megalops cyprinoides isolate fMegCyp1 chromosome 19, fMegCyp1.pri, whole genome shotgun sequence genome has a window encoding:
- the carm1 gene encoding histone-arginine methyltransferase CARM1 isoform X1, producing MAVSVFPGVRLLSIGDANGEIQRHSEQQPLRLEVKTTQDAALISLTNTEEICVFKCSISRDTECSRVGKQSFIITLGCNSVLLQFSSPTDFTSFYNILKNCRGHSTEQSAFSERTEESSAVQYFQFYGYLSQQQNMMQDYVRTGTYQRAILQNHTDFKDKVVLDVGCGSGILSFFAAQAGARKVYAVEASTMAQHAEVLVNSNGLTDRVVVIPGKVEEVSLPEQVDIIISEPMGYMLFNERMLESYLHAKKFLKPHGNLFPTIGDVHLAPFTDEQLYMEQFTKANFWYQPSFHGVDLSALRGAAVDEYFRQPIVDTFDIRILMAKSVKHTVNFLEAKEEDLYRIEIPFKFHMIHSGLVHGLAFWFDVAFIGSVMTVWLSTAPTEPLTHWYQVRCLLQSPLFTKAGDTLSGTALLIANKRQSYDISIVAQVDQTGSKSTNLLDLKNPFFRYTGTSPAPPPGSHYTSPSESMWNTGGAYNMNQGMAVSGMPAAYDLSTVIGSSSSASHNNLIPLVNTGIVNHTPSRIGSIMSTGIVQGATTGQSGQSSSSTHYPVNSQFTMGGPAISMASPMAVPSHTMHYGS from the exons ATGGCGGTGTCCGTGTTCCCCGGCGTGCGGCTCCTCTCGATCGGAGACGCGAAcggagagatacagagacattCGGAGCAGCAGCCCCTACGGCTGGAGGTGAAGACCACGCAAGACGCGGCCCTGATCAGCCTCACCAACA CAGAGGAGATATGTGTGTTCAAGTGCTCCATATCCCGGGACACAGAGTGCAGCCGCGTGGGGAAGCAGTCCTTCATCATCACCCTGGGCTGCAACAGCGTCCTGCTGCAGTTCTCCTCTCCCACAG ATTTCACCTCTTTCTACAATATCCTGAAGAACTGCCGGGGGCACAGCACGGAGCAGTCGGCGTTCAGCGAGAGAACGGAGGAGTCGTCCGCCGTGCAGTATTTCCAG ttctaTGGCTACCTCTCCCAGCAGCAGAACATGATGCAGGACTACGTTCGGACAGGAACCTATCAGCGGGCGATTCTTCAGAACCACACTGACTTCAAGGACAAG gtggtgTTGGACGTAGGATGTGGCTCTGGGATACTCTCGTTCTTTGCTGCTCAGGCCGGAGCTAGGAAAGTTTACGCTGTGGAGGCCAGCACCATGGCCCAGCATGCCGAG GTGTTGGTGAACAGTAACGGGCTGACGGACCGGGTGGTGGTCATCCCGgggaaggtggaggaggtgtCTCTACCTGAGCAGGTGGACATCATCATCTCAGAGCCCATGGGCTACATGCTGTTCAACGAGCGCATGCTGGAGAGCTACCTGCACGCCAAGAAGTTCCTGAAGCCCCACG GAAACCTGTTCCCCACCATAGGAGATGTCCACTTGGCCCCCTTCACAGACGAGCAGCTGTACATGGAACAGTTCACCAAGGCCAACTTCTG gTATCAGCCCTCCTTCCACGGGGTGGATCTCTCCGCTCTGCGCGGTGCTGCAGTGGACGAGTACTTCCGTCAGCCCATTGTG GACACCTTTGATATCCGGATCCTAATGGCCaagtctgtgaaacacacagtcaACTTCCTGGAGGCCAAAGAAGAGGATTTGTACAG GATAGAGATCCCATTCAAGTTCCACATGATCCACTCCGGACTGGTGCATGGCCTGGCCTTCTGGTTTGATGTGGCCTTCATCGGCTCAGT GATGACTGTGTGGCTGTCCACGGCCCCGACAGAGCCCCTCACCCACTGGTACCAGGTGCGCTGCCTGCTGCAGTCCCCTCTCTTCACCAAGGCAGGGGACACGCTGTCCGGCACCGCCCTGCTCATCGCCAACAAGAG GCAGAGCTACGACATCAGTATCGTGGCCCAAGTTGACCAGACAGGCTCCAAGTCCACCAATCTTCTGGATCTGAAGAACCCCTTTTTCAG GTACACGGGCACCTCCCCTGCACCTCCCCCTGGCTCACACTACACCTCCCCCTCAGAGTCCATGTGGAACACGGGGGGGGCTTACAACATGAACCAGGGCATGGCTGTGTCAG ggatgCCTGCAGCCTATGACCTCAGCACAGTCATCGGCAGCAGCTCCTCAGCGTCCCACAACAACCTCATCCCCCTCG TGAACACAGGGATCGTGAACCACACTCCCTCCAGAATTGGCTCCATCATGAGTACGGGAATAGTCCAGG gAGCTACGACCGGCCAAtcaggacagagcagcagtaGCACCCACTATCCCGTAAACAGCCAGTTCACAATGGGGGGGCCCGCCATCTCTATGGCGTCTCCCATGGCCGTCCCCAGCCACACCATGCACTATGGGAGTTAA
- the carm1 gene encoding histone-arginine methyltransferase CARM1 isoform X2 produces the protein MAVSVFPGVRLLSIGDANGEIQRHSEQQPLRLEVKTTQDAALISLTNKEICVFKCSISRDTECSRVGKQSFIITLGCNSVLLQFSSPTDFTSFYNILKNCRGHSTEQSAFSERTEESSAVQYFQFYGYLSQQQNMMQDYVRTGTYQRAILQNHTDFKDKVVLDVGCGSGILSFFAAQAGARKVYAVEASTMAQHAEVLVNSNGLTDRVVVIPGKVEEVSLPEQVDIIISEPMGYMLFNERMLESYLHAKKFLKPHGNLFPTIGDVHLAPFTDEQLYMEQFTKANFWYQPSFHGVDLSALRGAAVDEYFRQPIVDTFDIRILMAKSVKHTVNFLEAKEEDLYRIEIPFKFHMIHSGLVHGLAFWFDVAFIGSVMTVWLSTAPTEPLTHWYQVRCLLQSPLFTKAGDTLSGTALLIANKRQSYDISIVAQVDQTGSKSTNLLDLKNPFFRYTGTSPAPPPGSHYTSPSESMWNTGGAYNMNQGMAVSGMPAAYDLSTVIGSSSSASHNNLIPLVNTGIVNHTPSRIGSIMSTGIVQGATTGQSGQSSSSTHYPVNSQFTMGGPAISMASPMAVPSHTMHYGS, from the exons ATGGCGGTGTCCGTGTTCCCCGGCGTGCGGCTCCTCTCGATCGGAGACGCGAAcggagagatacagagacattCGGAGCAGCAGCCCCTACGGCTGGAGGTGAAGACCACGCAAGACGCGGCCCTGATCAGCCTCACCAACA AGGAGATATGTGTGTTCAAGTGCTCCATATCCCGGGACACAGAGTGCAGCCGCGTGGGGAAGCAGTCCTTCATCATCACCCTGGGCTGCAACAGCGTCCTGCTGCAGTTCTCCTCTCCCACAG ATTTCACCTCTTTCTACAATATCCTGAAGAACTGCCGGGGGCACAGCACGGAGCAGTCGGCGTTCAGCGAGAGAACGGAGGAGTCGTCCGCCGTGCAGTATTTCCAG ttctaTGGCTACCTCTCCCAGCAGCAGAACATGATGCAGGACTACGTTCGGACAGGAACCTATCAGCGGGCGATTCTTCAGAACCACACTGACTTCAAGGACAAG gtggtgTTGGACGTAGGATGTGGCTCTGGGATACTCTCGTTCTTTGCTGCTCAGGCCGGAGCTAGGAAAGTTTACGCTGTGGAGGCCAGCACCATGGCCCAGCATGCCGAG GTGTTGGTGAACAGTAACGGGCTGACGGACCGGGTGGTGGTCATCCCGgggaaggtggaggaggtgtCTCTACCTGAGCAGGTGGACATCATCATCTCAGAGCCCATGGGCTACATGCTGTTCAACGAGCGCATGCTGGAGAGCTACCTGCACGCCAAGAAGTTCCTGAAGCCCCACG GAAACCTGTTCCCCACCATAGGAGATGTCCACTTGGCCCCCTTCACAGACGAGCAGCTGTACATGGAACAGTTCACCAAGGCCAACTTCTG gTATCAGCCCTCCTTCCACGGGGTGGATCTCTCCGCTCTGCGCGGTGCTGCAGTGGACGAGTACTTCCGTCAGCCCATTGTG GACACCTTTGATATCCGGATCCTAATGGCCaagtctgtgaaacacacagtcaACTTCCTGGAGGCCAAAGAAGAGGATTTGTACAG GATAGAGATCCCATTCAAGTTCCACATGATCCACTCCGGACTGGTGCATGGCCTGGCCTTCTGGTTTGATGTGGCCTTCATCGGCTCAGT GATGACTGTGTGGCTGTCCACGGCCCCGACAGAGCCCCTCACCCACTGGTACCAGGTGCGCTGCCTGCTGCAGTCCCCTCTCTTCACCAAGGCAGGGGACACGCTGTCCGGCACCGCCCTGCTCATCGCCAACAAGAG GCAGAGCTACGACATCAGTATCGTGGCCCAAGTTGACCAGACAGGCTCCAAGTCCACCAATCTTCTGGATCTGAAGAACCCCTTTTTCAG GTACACGGGCACCTCCCCTGCACCTCCCCCTGGCTCACACTACACCTCCCCCTCAGAGTCCATGTGGAACACGGGGGGGGCTTACAACATGAACCAGGGCATGGCTGTGTCAG ggatgCCTGCAGCCTATGACCTCAGCACAGTCATCGGCAGCAGCTCCTCAGCGTCCCACAACAACCTCATCCCCCTCG TGAACACAGGGATCGTGAACCACACTCCCTCCAGAATTGGCTCCATCATGAGTACGGGAATAGTCCAGG gAGCTACGACCGGCCAAtcaggacagagcagcagtaGCACCCACTATCCCGTAAACAGCCAGTTCACAATGGGGGGGCCCGCCATCTCTATGGCGTCTCCCATGGCCGTCCCCAGCCACACCATGCACTATGGGAGTTAA